Proteins co-encoded in one Sulfuricaulis limicola genomic window:
- the kdsB gene encoding 3-deoxy-manno-octulosonate cytidylyltransferase translates to MHIIIPARYASTRLPGKPLADVAGKPLIQRVHDCAVKTGAAQVVIATDDERIHRAAVSFGARVVMTSAAHRSGTDRLAEVIEKLAIGPEEIVVNLQGDEPLMPPELMREVAEKLASHKEAQVATACHAIHDRETLTNPNVVKVVRDARGYALYFSRAAIPWPRDMMAGKGDGEIKAYRHIGLYAYRAGFVRRYASWPPCPPEETEQLEQLRVLWHGERIVVHEARQMPEAGVDTPEDLERVRKYF, encoded by the coding sequence ATGCACATTATCATCCCCGCGCGTTACGCCTCGACCCGGCTTCCCGGCAAGCCGCTCGCCGACGTTGCCGGCAAGCCGCTGATCCAGCGCGTTCATGATTGCGCCGTGAAGACCGGCGCCGCCCAGGTCGTTATCGCCACGGATGACGAACGCATTCACAGGGCAGCCGTGAGTTTCGGTGCGCGCGTGGTGATGACGTCGGCCGCGCATCGCTCCGGCACGGACCGGCTGGCCGAGGTGATCGAAAAGCTCGCCATCGGCCCGGAGGAAATTGTCGTGAACCTGCAGGGTGACGAGCCGCTGATGCCGCCGGAACTGATGCGCGAGGTGGCGGAAAAACTGGCGTCGCACAAGGAGGCGCAGGTAGCGACCGCCTGCCACGCCATTCATGATCGCGAGACCCTCACCAATCCCAATGTCGTGAAGGTGGTGCGCGACGCCAGGGGGTATGCGCTTTATTTCAGCCGCGCCGCCATTCCCTGGCCGCGTGACATGATGGCCGGGAAGGGCGATGGAGAAATCAAGGCATACCGTCATATCGGGTTGTATGCCTATCGCGCCGGCTTTGTGCGCCGCTATGCTTCCTGGCCGCCCTGTCCGCCGGAGGAGACGGAGCAGCTCGAGCAGTTGCGCGTTTTGTGGCATGGAGAGCGGATCGTGGTGCACGAGGCGCGCCAGATGCCCGAGGCCGGTGTGGATACGCCGGAAGATCTGGAAAGAGTAAGGAAATATTTTTGA
- a CDS encoding ExbD/TolR family protein, whose translation MNFRAAPSDEEPELNLIPLIDVLLMTLIFLVVTTSFSTEARLSVRLPEASAEVKQETPSLRVTIDAKGQFYMGDQQLLNATPEVLRSALVRAAAGNKDPLVVIHADAQTPHEAVVRVMDAARRLGFTRLTFATQQPSGQSARE comes from the coding sequence ATGAATTTCCGCGCCGCCCCGTCCGACGAAGAACCGGAACTGAACCTGATCCCGCTGATCGACGTGCTGTTGATGACGTTGATCTTCCTGGTGGTCACCACCAGTTTTTCGACCGAGGCGCGCCTGAGCGTGCGCCTGCCCGAGGCCTCGGCCGAGGTGAAGCAGGAGACGCCGTCGCTGCGCGTCACCATCGACGCCAAGGGCCAGTTTTACATGGGTGATCAGCAGTTGTTGAATGCCACGCCGGAGGTGCTGCGCAGCGCCCTGGTGCGCGCCGCCGCCGGCAACAAGGATCCGCTGGTGGTCATTCATGCCGATGCGCAGACTCCGCACGAGGCCGTCGTCCGCGTGATGGACGCGGCGCGCCGCCTCGGATTCACCCGCCTGACCTTCGCCACCCAGCAGCCGTCCGGCCAGTCGGCGCGTGAGTAA
- the lpxK gene encoding tetraacyldisaccharide 4'-kinase has product MHWLEQHWYRFTPVSLLLLPVSWLYCLLMLLRRVLYRLGIFPSIKLPVPVIVVGNLTVGGSGKTPLVLWLASFLREKGLRPGIVLRGYGGSAADWPHGVTPQHDPDVVGDEAVLLARQSECPVAADPDRVRGAQYLLREHRCDVILSDDGLQHLRLARDMEIAVIDGARRFGNGHCLPAGPLREPASRLRDVSLCVTNGTPQAGELGMALTETGLCRVNAPESWASVGSIKGETVHAVAGIGNPARFFAQLRRLGLQVIEHPFPDHHRYAAQDIRFPDNLAVIMTQKDAVKCERFAGDHVWYLAVEARPDARVGEEVWQRLKEKLRG; this is encoded by the coding sequence ATGCATTGGCTGGAACAGCACTGGTACCGTTTCACCCCCGTCAGCCTGCTGTTGTTGCCCGTGAGCTGGCTGTATTGCCTGCTGATGCTGTTGCGCCGGGTTTTGTACCGGCTGGGCATATTCCCTTCCATAAAATTGCCGGTGCCGGTGATCGTGGTGGGCAATCTCACGGTCGGCGGCAGCGGCAAGACGCCGCTGGTGCTGTGGCTGGCGAGCTTCCTGCGAGAGAAAGGTTTGCGACCGGGTATTGTCCTGCGCGGTTACGGCGGCAGCGCCGCCGACTGGCCGCATGGCGTCACGCCGCAGCACGATCCCGACGTGGTCGGCGACGAGGCGGTGTTGCTGGCACGGCAGAGCGAATGCCCGGTGGCGGCGGACCCCGACCGTGTCCGCGGCGCGCAGTATCTGCTGCGTGAACATCGTTGCGACGTGATCCTGAGCGACGACGGCCTGCAACATCTGCGTCTCGCGCGCGACATGGAAATCGCCGTGATCGACGGCGCGCGCCGCTTCGGCAACGGCCACTGCCTGCCCGCCGGACCGTTGCGCGAGCCCGCCAGCCGCCTGCGCGATGTTTCCCTGTGCGTCACCAACGGCACGCCGCAGGCCGGTGAGCTCGGCATGGCGCTGACGGAGACCGGACTGTGCCGGGTAAATGCGCCGGAGTCCTGGGCCTCCGTGGGGTCGATCAAGGGCGAAACCGTGCACGCCGTGGCCGGCATCGGCAATCCGGCGCGGTTTTTCGCGCAACTGCGACGCCTGGGCCTGCAGGTCATCGAGCATCCGTTTCCCGATCATCACCGGTATGCGGCGCAGGACATCCGTTTTCCGGATAATCTGGCGGTGATCATGACCCAGAAAGATGCGGTAAAATGCGAGCGCTTCGCGGGCGATCATGTGTGGTACCTGGCGGTGGAGGCGCGGCCGGACGCGCGCGTCGGCGAAGAAGTGTGGCAACGACTCAAGGAGAAGCTGCGTGGATAA
- a CDS encoding Trm112 family protein, with protein sequence MDKKLLDILVCPACKGPLIYDKKKSELVCKADRLAYPVRDDIPVMLEDEARQVAEEELPK encoded by the coding sequence GTGGATAAAAAGTTGCTCGATATCCTGGTGTGCCCGGCCTGCAAGGGTCCGCTGATCTACGACAAGAAAAAATCCGAGCTGGTGTGCAAGGCCGACCGCCTGGCTTATCCCGTCCGCGACGATATTCCGGTGATGCTGGAAGACGAGGCGCGCCAGGTGGCGGAAGAAGAGTTGCCGAAATAA
- the msbA gene encoding lipid A export permease/ATP-binding protein MsbA, protein MSKAKDTGNSLRLYRRLLGYAWPYKWVFLVAVVGMIMLSASAAGFTALMKPLMDEGFVQRDVATIKMIPLLIVLLFLARGIGNFLAQYGTAWVGRRVTFDLRTSIFQRMMYLPSRYYESGASGGLISRIIYDVEQLAAGVTQVPYVVIGDGLTLLALAGWLLYLNWKLTLVFAVLLPVTALLMRAMNRRFLRTSVEIQKSMGEISQVVREASDGQRVVKAFGGQAMEIRAFNRGSENNRHQNMRKVAVSAIGMGLLQLAGAVALGLVIYTALLSGEITAGSFTSYLVAALWIMGPSRRLARVNETIQTALAAAHSTFAVMDEAPEEETGSVNIERARGRVEYRHVGFRYHGTEQDVLDDVSFRVEPGQVLALVGQSGSGKSTIVSLLPRFYRAARGAILIDDTDINDLTLASLRRQIALVGQENILFDDSIRRNIAYGEEDAIDASRLMEAARAAHVLEFAERLPEGLDTRVGERGMLLSGGQRQRIAIARALYKNAPILILDEATSALDTESERLVQAALQKLMLHRTTLVIAHRLSTVEHADKIVVLAQGRVAESGTHRELLARNGVYAGLYRNQFQDSPSADKVTQT, encoded by the coding sequence GTGAGTAAGGCGAAAGACACCGGAAACAGCCTGCGGCTCTACCGCCGACTGCTGGGCTACGCCTGGCCGTACAAATGGGTGTTTCTCGTGGCCGTGGTCGGCATGATCATGCTGTCGGCCAGCGCCGCCGGCTTCACCGCCCTGATGAAACCGCTGATGGACGAAGGTTTCGTCCAGCGCGACGTCGCGACGATCAAGATGATTCCGCTGCTGATCGTGTTGCTGTTTCTGGCGCGCGGCATCGGCAATTTCCTGGCGCAATACGGCACGGCCTGGGTCGGGCGGCGCGTCACCTTCGATCTGCGCACCAGCATTTTCCAGCGCATGATGTATCTGCCCAGCCGCTATTACGAATCGGGTGCCTCCGGCGGGTTGATATCCCGGATCATCTACGACGTCGAGCAGCTCGCCGCCGGCGTCACCCAGGTGCCGTATGTCGTGATCGGCGACGGCCTTACGCTGCTGGCATTGGCGGGCTGGCTGCTGTACCTCAACTGGAAGCTCACCCTGGTATTCGCCGTCCTGTTGCCGGTCACGGCGCTGCTGATGCGGGCCATGAACCGGCGTTTCCTGCGCACCAGCGTCGAGATCCAGAAAAGCATGGGCGAGATATCGCAGGTGGTGCGCGAGGCCAGCGACGGCCAGCGCGTGGTCAAGGCCTTCGGCGGGCAGGCGATGGAAATCCGTGCGTTTAACCGCGGCAGCGAAAATAACCGTCACCAGAACATGCGCAAGGTGGCCGTGTCCGCGATCGGCATGGGCCTGCTGCAGCTCGCCGGTGCGGTCGCACTCGGCCTCGTGATCTATACCGCGCTGTTGTCGGGCGAGATCACCGCCGGATCGTTCACCTCCTATCTGGTGGCCGCGCTGTGGATCATGGGACCCAGCCGGCGGCTGGCGCGCGTCAACGAAACCATACAGACCGCGCTGGCCGCGGCACACAGCACCTTTGCCGTGATGGATGAGGCACCGGAGGAGGAAACCGGCTCGGTGAACATCGAACGCGCGCGCGGCCGTGTCGAGTATCGCCATGTCGGGTTTCGCTACCACGGCACCGAGCAGGATGTCCTGGACGACGTTTCCTTCCGGGTGGAGCCGGGACAGGTGCTGGCCCTGGTCGGCCAGTCGGGCAGCGGCAAGAGCACCATTGTCAGCCTGCTGCCGCGTTTTTATCGCGCGGCCCGTGGCGCCATCCTGATCGACGATACCGACATCAATGACCTGACCCTGGCCAGCCTGCGCCGGCAGATCGCCCTGGTGGGCCAGGAAAATATCCTGTTCGACGATTCCATCCGCCGCAACATCGCCTACGGCGAGGAGGACGCGATCGATGCCAGCCGCCTGATGGAGGCGGCGCGCGCGGCGCACGTGCTCGAATTCGCCGAGCGCCTGCCGGAGGGGCTGGACACGCGCGTGGGCGAGCGCGGCATGCTGCTGTCGGGCGGGCAACGGCAGCGCATCGCCATCGCCCGGGCGCTGTACAAGAACGCGCCGATTCTTATTCTCGACGAGGCCACTTCCGCGCTCGATACCGAGTCCGAACGGCTGGTGCAGGCCGCGCTGCAAAAACTGATGCTGCACCGGACCACGCTGGTGATCGCACACCGGCTTTCCACCGTAGAACATGCCGACAAAATCGTGGTGCTCGCGCAGGGACGCGTGGCGGAGAGCGGCACGCATCGCGAGCTGCTGGCGCGCAACGGTGTCTACGCGGGCTTGTATCGCAATCAATTCCAGGACAGCCCGTCGGCCGACAAGGTGACGCAAACATGA
- a CDS encoding MotA/TolQ/ExbB proton channel family protein, translated as MFELIKAGGWVMWPIILCSVAALAIIGERFWSLQKKYVAPPNLLAQVQQLLARNELEPSHLAALRDSSPLGRVLAAGLVNRDHDREIVKEAVENAGRQVVPELERYLRSLGTIAGISPFLGLFGTVIGMIQMFSGIGQHGVGDPSIVAAGISTALITTAGGLAVAIPSLMFYRYFRGRVNELLLEMEQEAVKLVEILHGERESENG; from the coding sequence ATGTTCGAACTTATCAAGGCCGGAGGCTGGGTCATGTGGCCCATCATCCTGTGTTCGGTCGCGGCCCTGGCGATTATCGGCGAACGTTTTTGGTCCTTGCAGAAAAAATACGTCGCGCCGCCCAATCTGCTGGCGCAGGTGCAGCAGCTGCTGGCGCGCAACGAGCTCGAACCGTCGCATCTGGCGGCGTTGCGCGACAGTTCGCCGCTCGGGCGCGTCCTGGCGGCGGGCCTGGTCAACCGCGACCATGACCGGGAGATCGTCAAGGAGGCCGTCGAGAATGCCGGCCGCCAGGTGGTGCCGGAACTCGAGCGCTACCTGCGCAGTCTCGGCACGATCGCGGGGATCTCGCCGTTCCTGGGGCTGTTCGGGACCGTCATCGGCATGATCCAGATGTTTTCCGGTATCGGCCAGCACGGCGTGGGCGATCCCTCCATCGTCGCGGCCGGCATTTCGACGGCGCTGATCACCACCGCCGGCGGTCTGGCGGTCGCGATCCCGAGCCTCATGTTCTACCGCTATTTCCGCGGGCGCGTGAACGAGCTGCTGCTCGAGATGGAGCAGGAGGCCGTCAAGCTGGTGGAGATCCTGCACGGCGAGCGCGAGAGCGAGAACGGTTGA